A genomic segment from Candidatus Korarchaeum cryptofilum OPF8 encodes:
- a CDS encoding 30S ribosomal protein S8 produces MTRLDPLADAMSTLTNGSMLGKREVVINIASKLIGKVLKVLKEHGYIDEFEYVDDGRFGKYVVRLNGRINKAGVIKPRFPVKVGEFSRWEKIYLPAENVGLIIVSTNQGVMTHREAKERGIGGVLIAYCY; encoded by the coding sequence ATGACGAGGCTAGATCCCCTAGCGGATGCGATGAGCACGCTCACGAACGGTTCAATGCTCGGCAAGAGGGAGGTCGTGATAAACATAGCCTCGAAACTGATAGGGAAGGTTCTCAAGGTATTGAAGGAGCACGGTTACATAGATGAGTTCGAGTACGTCGATGACGGTAGGTTCGGGAAGTACGTAGTCAGGCTGAACGGTAGGATAAACAAGGCAGGTGTGATAAAACCGAGGTTCCCTGTGAAGGTGGGCGAATTTTCAAGATGGGAGAAGATATATCTTCCGGCTGAGAACGTGGGCCTCATAATAGTATCGACGAATCAGGGAGTCATGACGCATAGGGAAGCGAAGGAGAGAGGAATAGGGGGAGTTCTGATAGCTTATTGTTACTGA
- a CDS encoding 30S ribosomal protein S13, whose amino-acid sequence MSGVELKRIVRLLNTTLDGTKPVIVALTGVRGISHTLALTILRKAGIHPNRLLGELSDEEYAKIEDVVNNPHKYGVPWWLMNRQKDYRNNESRILIGDDVNWYMTQDINLMKKIGSWKGIRHELGLKVRGQRTKTTGRVGKTVGYQRKK is encoded by the coding sequence TTGTCGGGAGTTGAGCTGAAGAGAATAGTGAGGCTGCTCAACACAACCTTAGATGGTACTAAGCCCGTCATAGTTGCGCTCACAGGTGTAAGGGGAATAAGCCATACGCTAGCATTAACTATCCTGAGGAAAGCCGGTATACATCCAAACAGACTTCTGGGAGAGCTTAGTGATGAGGAATACGCTAAGATAGAGGATGTCGTAAATAACCCGCATAAATATGGGGTCCCTTGGTGGCTCATGAATAGGCAGAAGGATTATAGGAATAACGAATCTAGGATACTCATAGGGGACGATGTAAACTGGTACATGACGCAGGATATCAACTTAATGAAGAAGATAGGCAGCTGGAAGGGAATAAGGCATGAGTTAGGGCTGAAGGTGAGGGGACAGAGGACGAAGACGACCGGAAGGGTAGGGAAGACGGTCGGTTATCAGAGGAAGAAGTGA
- a CDS encoding 50S ribosomal protein L34e, producing the protein MLSVNKRGTRRRLKKVRVAVRTPGGRLIYHYKHKKHSYAVCSCGARLNATPTGPRSVMSKIPLSQRRPNRPYGGNLCPKCMRKLMVASAVAEGLALLAS; encoded by the coding sequence ATGCTCAGCGTGAACAAGAGGGGAACTAGGAGGAGGCTGAAGAAGGTAAGAGTAGCCGTCAGGACACCTGGAGGGAGACTGATATATCACTACAAGCACAAGAAGCACTCATATGCAGTATGCAGCTGCGGTGCTAGGCTCAACGCAACACCAACAGGTCCCAGATCTGTGATGTCCAAGATCCCCCTCAGTCAGAGGAGGCCCAACAGGCCTTACGGAGGCAACCTCTGCCCCAAGTGCATGAGGAAACTCATGGTCGCCTCTGCGGTCGCAGAGGGTCTGGCCCTCCTCGCGTCCTGA
- a CDS encoding 50S ribosomal protein L5 has translation MEDLREEILRRWESNPMLIPRVMAVTLNIAVGRSGEVLTRAGKVLEELTGQKPVERRAKRTIREFGIRKKEPIAVSVTVRGKKAVELLDRVAEAVGRRVKASSFDELGNFAFGIKEHIDIPGVKYKAEIGIFGMDVIVSIGRAGYRIARRRIERRRIPLRHRVSRAESMLFAEKYLNLKVVHEEE, from the coding sequence ATGGAGGACCTGAGAGAGGAGATATTGAGGAGATGGGAGAGCAACCCGATGCTCATACCTAGGGTCATGGCTGTGACGCTCAACATAGCTGTTGGGAGAAGTGGGGAGGTACTGACGAGAGCTGGAAAAGTCTTAGAGGAACTAACTGGTCAGAAACCAGTAGAAAGGAGGGCTAAGAGGACGATAAGGGAGTTCGGAATAAGGAAGAAAGAACCTATAGCCGTTTCAGTGACTGTAAGAGGTAAGAAGGCAGTTGAACTCCTCGATAGAGTTGCTGAAGCAGTGGGAAGGAGGGTGAAAGCGAGTTCATTCGATGAGCTGGGGAATTTCGCATTCGGGATAAAGGAGCACATAGATATACCCGGAGTGAAATACAAGGCTGAGATAGGGATATTTGGGATGGATGTCATAGTTTCGATTGGGAGAGCCGGCTATAGGATAGCCAGAAGGAGGATAGAGAGGAGAAGGATCCCGTTGAGGCACAGGGTAAGCAGGGCTGAGTCGATGCTATTCGCTGAAAAGTACTTAAATCTGAAGGTAGTCCATGAGGAAGAGTAG
- a CDS encoding 30S ribosomal protein S11: protein MMSTERKGKIGVAHIYSSFNDTIVHITDITGAETLARYSGGMFVDADRLEGSPYAALKAAMAAAKEAQRKGITHLIVKVRAPGGIKSRIPGPGATAAIRGLSRSQLTLIRVEDVTPIPHDGCRRPHGRRGRRV, encoded by the coding sequence ATGATGTCTACTGAGAGGAAAGGTAAGATAGGAGTAGCCCACATATACTCATCCTTCAACGATACGATAGTCCACATAACCGATATAACGGGAGCTGAGACCTTGGCTAGGTACTCCGGCGGTATGTTCGTGGATGCGGATAGGCTAGAGGGATCCCCTTACGCAGCCCTTAAGGCAGCGATGGCCGCAGCTAAAGAAGCTCAGAGGAAAGGGATAACTCACCTGATAGTCAAGGTGAGGGCACCAGGTGGTATAAAGAGCAGGATCCCGGGTCCGGGCGCGACAGCAGCTATAAGAGGCCTATCTAGATCTCAGCTCACCCTCATAAGGGTCGAGGACGTGACACCGATACCTCACGATGGCTGCAGGAGGCCCCACGGCAGGAGGGGAAGGAGGGTCTGA
- a CDS encoding 50S ribosomal protein L19e, with protein sequence MDLEYQKKLAAKVAGVGLDRVRINPEKIDLVSEAVTRADIRRLIRSGAIEILQKRGISGARKKPRRKGPGSRKGGKYSKLPRKRRWIRKIRALRRELRRMKEQGLIDSKEYRELYAKLSSFNSVSQLRAHVGR encoded by the coding sequence ATGGATCTCGAGTATCAGAAGAAGCTCGCTGCTAAGGTAGCGGGTGTGGGATTGGATAGGGTGAGGATAAATCCCGAGAAGATAGACCTGGTCTCCGAAGCTGTGACCAGAGCTGATATAAGGAGGCTGATAAGATCGGGGGCTATAGAGATACTGCAGAAGAGGGGCATAAGTGGGGCGAGGAAGAAGCCCAGGAGGAAGGGACCCGGCAGCAGGAAGGGCGGTAAGTACTCAAAGTTACCGAGGAAGAGGAGATGGATTAGGAAGATAAGGGCATTGAGGAGAGAGCTGAGGAGAATGAAGGAGCAGGGTTTGATAGATTCTAAGGAGTACAGGGAACTATATGCCAAGCTATCGAGTTTCAATAGCGTCTCGCAACTCAGGGCTCACGTTGGGAGGTGA
- a CDS encoding 50S ribosomal protein L30 produces MIAIVRIRGRVNVKPEIRRTLEMLHLNRKFWATLVPLTDSYKGMIHRVKDYSTYGEIDGPTLLALLRERGELKMGGSLSDEWLSSNTDFSSIEELAEALLSKRVYLHKLGWIKPYFRLHPPKGGFKRPTKRAWNDGGELGYRGKEINTLIRRMI; encoded by the coding sequence TTGATAGCGATAGTCAGGATAAGGGGCAGAGTTAATGTGAAGCCGGAGATAAGGAGAACTCTTGAAATGCTACACCTGAATAGGAAGTTCTGGGCGACCCTAGTGCCCCTAACGGACTCCTACAAGGGTATGATCCACAGGGTGAAGGACTACTCTACTTACGGTGAGATAGATGGGCCCACTCTCCTAGCGCTCCTCAGGGAGAGGGGTGAGCTCAAGATGGGCGGGAGCTTGAGCGATGAGTGGCTCTCCAGTAACACGGATTTCTCAAGCATAGAGGAGCTAGCAGAAGCTCTTCTCAGCAAAAGGGTATACTTACATAAGCTGGGATGGATAAAGCCATACTTCAGGCTCCATCCGCCGAAGGGAGGTTTCAAGAGGCCGACTAAGAGGGCTTGGAACGATGGAGGGGAGCTCGGATATAGGGGGAAGGAGATAAATACTCTGATCAGGAGGATGATATGA
- a CDS encoding 30S ribosomal protein S4 gives MGDIRKHRKKYERPYKPWDRRVLEETNRLAGYYGLRNKRELWRMSFLAKKYRRIARQLLAAPKSESWKVEPIIKKLQALGILSKDATLDDLLDLSVEQFLERRLQTIVWRKGFAKSPYMARQLITHGHIRVNGRRIRQPSYLVKIEEEDKIECLHPSCLEVEKEVR, from the coding sequence ATGGGGGATATAAGGAAGCATAGGAAGAAATATGAGAGGCCTTACAAACCCTGGGATAGGAGAGTTCTGGAGGAGACGAATAGGCTGGCCGGTTATTATGGTCTGAGGAACAAGAGGGAGCTCTGGAGGATGAGCTTTCTGGCGAAGAAATATAGGAGGATAGCTAGGCAGCTTTTAGCTGCTCCTAAGAGCGAGAGCTGGAAAGTCGAACCAATAATAAAGAAGTTGCAGGCCCTCGGGATCCTCAGCAAGGATGCAACTTTGGACGATCTGCTAGATTTAAGCGTTGAGCAATTCTTGGAGAGGAGATTGCAGACGATCGTTTGGAGGAAGGGGTTCGCTAAGAGCCCATACATGGCCAGGCAGCTCATAACGCATGGTCATATAAGGGTTAACGGTAGGAGGATAAGGCAGCCAAGCTACTTGGTCAAAATAGAGGAGGAGGACAAGATAGAGTGCCTCCATCCCTCATGCTTGGAGGTTGAGAAGGAGGTGAGATGA
- a CDS encoding 30S ribosomal protein S5 — protein sequence MYEDAGVEREWVPKTWVGRLVAEGKIKSLEEILRRGIPIQEPEIVDILVPGIKEEVVEVIRVQRQTDAGELTQLRVVAAVGDGMNYVGVGKGKGKEFNIALADAVRNAKLNLIKVRKGCGSWECGCGRPHSIAAAVTGASGSVRVTLLPAPRKLGIVGNETAKIVLGLGGLQDVRVFSKGHTRNRMNYAFALHDALRNLLVMNLPQDWRG from the coding sequence ATGTACGAGGATGCAGGAGTAGAGAGGGAGTGGGTGCCCAAGACATGGGTGGGCCGCTTAGTAGCTGAGGGTAAGATAAAGAGCCTTGAGGAGATACTGAGAAGAGGAATACCAATTCAGGAGCCTGAGATAGTTGATATACTCGTTCCAGGGATCAAAGAGGAAGTCGTAGAGGTGATAAGGGTTCAGAGACAGACAGATGCGGGTGAGCTAACTCAACTCAGGGTAGTAGCTGCTGTGGGCGATGGAATGAATTACGTTGGCGTGGGCAAGGGAAAGGGGAAGGAGTTCAATATAGCTTTAGCAGATGCCGTGAGGAACGCTAAACTGAATCTGATCAAGGTGAGGAAGGGATGCGGTTCTTGGGAGTGCGGGTGCGGGAGGCCGCATTCGATAGCTGCCGCTGTGACCGGGGCATCTGGATCCGTCAGGGTGACGCTCCTCCCCGCTCCTAGGAAGCTGGGTATAGTTGGGAACGAGACTGCTAAGATAGTCCTCGGTTTAGGAGGACTTCAGGATGTCAGAGTATTTTCTAAGGGTCATACGAGGAACAGGATGAACTATGCTTTCGCATTGCACGATGCCTTACGCAATCTGCTGGTTATGAACCTCCCCCAGGACTGGAGGGGTTGA
- a CDS encoding uL15m family ribosomal protein → MMSIPRRRKKSRKMRGSRLHGYGLQRQHRRSGRIGGFGMAGTKKHLWTWVTAYEPDYFGRGRRGFKRPRAVRREIRSINLADLDKMIPELLRSGVAEEREDGRIELDLGKIGYNKLLGRGEVSRPLLIKVESASKNAVSKLESMGGGVILTEGDSDEPG, encoded by the coding sequence ATGATGAGCATACCCAGGAGGAGGAAGAAATCGAGGAAGATGAGGGGTTCGAGGCTCCATGGATACGGATTGCAGAGGCAGCATAGGAGGAGCGGGAGGATAGGAGGCTTCGGCATGGCCGGAACGAAGAAGCACTTATGGACATGGGTCACAGCATACGAACCGGACTACTTCGGGAGGGGAAGGAGGGGGTTCAAGAGACCTAGAGCTGTGAGAAGGGAGATCAGGAGCATAAACCTAGCTGACTTGGATAAGATGATCCCAGAGCTTCTGAGATCCGGAGTTGCCGAGGAGCGAGAGGACGGAAGGATAGAGCTCGACCTGGGGAAGATAGGATACAATAAGCTGCTCGGGAGAGGGGAGGTGAGCAGGCCCCTGCTAATTAAAGTTGAGAGCGCGTCCAAGAATGCTGTCAGCAAGTTAGAGAGTATGGGTGGGGGCGTTATATTAACGGAGGGGGATTCCGATGAGCCTGGTTAG
- a CDS encoding 30S ribosomal protein S14 produces MGMAKPKKKVRTKGKGAYVCRRCGRVGYGIIRKYDLYLCRSCFLEVAPLMGWKKYE; encoded by the coding sequence ATGGGAATGGCGAAGCCGAAGAAGAAGGTTAGGACTAAGGGTAAGGGCGCTTATGTATGTAGGAGATGTGGGAGAGTAGGATATGGGATAATCAGGAAGTACGACCTCTACCTCTGCAGGAGCTGCTTCCTCGAAGTTGCTCCTTTGATGGGCTGGAAGAAATACGAGTAG
- a CDS encoding EMC3/TMCO1 family protein: MDLSSILFPPGSIIFLTFLALAISLGVNLINKRTINYERMRELQKIVKEYTDLQRELIKNPDDKRLKKKLDKMKPQFDAARAEMSRMNMRPLLYTTIPIIVIFWLLGNFYADIPVINLPFPLPWILDYFHNNAGLSNQTLGYVGYYVMASFLFSAIFQRLFGTTPSE; the protein is encoded by the coding sequence ATGGATCTTAGTTCAATCCTCTTCCCGCCAGGCTCCATAATCTTTCTCACATTTTTAGCGCTAGCCATAAGCCTTGGTGTTAACTTGATAAACAAGAGGACGATAAATTATGAGAGGATGAGGGAGCTTCAGAAAATAGTGAAGGAATATACAGATCTTCAGAGGGAACTGATCAAGAATCCGGATGATAAGAGATTGAAGAAGAAGCTGGATAAGATGAAGCCTCAGTTCGATGCCGCTAGGGCTGAGATGAGCAGGATGAACATGAGACCCCTCCTCTACACAACGATACCTATAATCGTAATCTTCTGGCTCCTCGGGAACTTCTACGCGGACATTCCGGTGATAAATTTACCATTTCCACTCCCCTGGATCCTGGATTACTTCCATAATAATGCGGGCCTCTCGAACCAGACCTTGGGTTATGTCGGTTATTACGTGATGGCATCATTCTTATTCTCGGCAATCTTCCAAAGATTATTCGGAACAACTCCATCAGAATAA
- a CDS encoding RNA-guided pseudouridylation complex pseudouridine synthase subunit Cbf5 codes for MIDEVEEIAVKSAYEPGPYGYRPQERPIFLYLDHGLIILDKPKGPSSHEVTERVKRILEYPGKVGHCGTLDPKVSGVLPIVLGNATKLSKFISGYDKEYVGTLYLHGDVPIDELKGALDKFTGPIFQRPPVKSAVKRSLRVRRVYSIELLSSEGRFHKLRVRVESGTYIRKLFFDIGEFLGVGGSMRDLRRIRSGIFTEKDCVTLEDIKDAYDSWRESGDESKIRKVILPLEEAVRHLPKIYVKDSAVASLTHGASLKVKGICSLSRGIKKGSIVALMTLKGELIAIGRALMDFDEMLSADSGVAASIERVIMPRDLYPPMWKTG; via the coding sequence TTGATCGATGAAGTAGAGGAGATAGCTGTTAAGAGCGCTTATGAACCCGGCCCCTATGGATATAGGCCTCAAGAGAGGCCTATATTTCTTTATTTGGATCACGGCCTCATAATACTGGATAAACCGAAGGGCCCATCATCTCACGAGGTCACTGAGAGAGTCAAGAGAATACTGGAATACCCCGGAAAGGTAGGGCACTGTGGGACGCTCGATCCTAAGGTATCGGGGGTCCTTCCCATAGTCCTGGGCAACGCGACGAAGCTCAGCAAGTTCATCTCAGGGTACGATAAGGAGTATGTGGGTACGCTCTATTTACACGGAGATGTCCCGATCGATGAGTTGAAGGGAGCCCTGGACAAATTCACGGGACCGATATTCCAGAGACCTCCGGTCAAGTCAGCAGTTAAGAGGTCGCTCAGAGTGAGGAGAGTTTACTCCATCGAACTTTTGAGTAGCGAGGGGAGGTTCCACAAGCTGAGGGTCAGGGTGGAATCCGGTACATACATAAGGAAGCTCTTCTTCGACATAGGGGAGTTCTTAGGAGTCGGAGGGAGCATGAGGGATCTGAGAAGGATAAGAAGCGGGATCTTCACTGAGAAGGATTGCGTAACTCTCGAGGACATCAAGGATGCTTACGATAGTTGGAGGGAATCCGGGGACGAGAGCAAGATTAGGAAAGTTATACTTCCCTTGGAGGAAGCTGTAAGGCATCTACCCAAGATATACGTGAAAGATAGCGCAGTAGCTTCCCTGACTCACGGTGCATCCCTTAAGGTGAAGGGGATATGCTCCCTATCTAGGGGGATAAAGAAGGGCTCTATCGTAGCGTTGATGACCCTGAAGGGCGAGCTCATAGCGATAGGAAGAGCTTTAATGGATTTCGATGAGATGCTCTCAGCCGATAGTGGAGTAGCTGCCAGCATCGAGAGGGTTATAATGCCCAGGGATCTCTATCCACCGATGTGGAAGACTGGATGA
- the secY gene encoding preprotein translocase subunit SecY produces MSLVRQIVSKMNKGIPEVERPKRSPTLKEKLAWTGLVLIVYYFLTQVPLYGVPRGGLDYLAQIRVIFAGAQGSIVELGIGPIVTAGIVLELLVGSKIVKLDLTDPEDRKFFQEAQRVAAIFFILFEVSAYTLGGRFGNLTTQQALMTIAQLSLGSFLLMMLDDLVAKWGIGSGISLFILAGVAQEAIWSMFSPKIEPTTKRYVGAIPALIAEGVGAIYRGSLPGLVGLISTFVVFIAVIWAYEVRVNISIAHSLYGGLRTKYPIRLLYVSNVPIIFASALLGDIDILAKIAWSRLGSETSGWAKYLVDFLGRYEADPVSGSVVPVQGLAYYLATPHGPSVLVQDPIRAIVYIVILIASCMAFAKIWVMTAGMDPRTISEQLVRQGIVVPGRRASAKVVARTIEKYIEAVTYLGGILVGLLAALANFTGAFGTGSGILLAVTIIAGLYERLAQERTLEMYPRLKRFIG; encoded by the coding sequence ATGAGCCTGGTTAGGCAAATAGTTTCTAAGATGAATAAGGGAATCCCGGAAGTCGAGAGACCAAAGAGGTCACCAACTCTAAAGGAGAAACTTGCTTGGACGGGGCTGGTCCTCATAGTTTACTATTTCCTCACTCAAGTCCCCCTCTACGGCGTGCCCAGGGGTGGCCTGGACTACCTCGCTCAGATAAGGGTGATATTCGCTGGTGCCCAGGGTAGCATAGTTGAGCTCGGGATAGGTCCTATAGTCACGGCTGGAATAGTATTGGAGCTCCTTGTAGGTAGTAAGATCGTTAAGCTAGATCTAACAGATCCGGAAGACAGGAAGTTCTTCCAGGAGGCCCAGAGGGTTGCAGCTATATTCTTCATACTATTCGAGGTATCTGCTTATACTTTGGGAGGGAGATTCGGAAATCTAACGACACAGCAGGCGTTAATGACGATAGCACAACTATCGCTCGGCTCCTTCCTCCTAATGATGCTCGATGACCTCGTAGCCAAGTGGGGGATAGGGAGCGGTATAAGTCTCTTCATATTAGCGGGAGTAGCCCAAGAGGCGATCTGGTCGATGTTCTCGCCCAAGATAGAGCCGACTACAAAGAGGTATGTAGGCGCCATACCGGCCTTAATAGCTGAGGGCGTTGGAGCGATATATAGAGGCTCCCTCCCGGGACTCGTGGGCCTAATATCGACGTTCGTAGTCTTCATAGCGGTCATATGGGCTTATGAAGTTAGGGTGAACATATCAATAGCTCACTCCCTATACGGTGGTCTCAGGACTAAGTACCCAATAAGGCTCCTTTACGTGAGCAACGTCCCCATAATATTCGCCTCAGCCCTCCTAGGGGATATAGATATCCTCGCTAAGATCGCATGGTCCAGGCTGGGCTCCGAGACGAGCGGATGGGCCAAGTATCTCGTAGATTTCCTGGGGAGATACGAAGCGGATCCCGTTAGCGGGAGCGTAGTCCCAGTCCAGGGGCTGGCTTATTATCTCGCCACTCCTCATGGGCCCTCGGTCCTCGTTCAAGATCCGATAAGGGCCATAGTATACATAGTGATTCTGATCGCTTCATGCATGGCCTTCGCTAAGATCTGGGTGATGACAGCAGGCATGGATCCTAGGACTATAAGCGAGCAGCTCGTCAGGCAGGGGATAGTCGTCCCTGGAAGAAGGGCATCAGCGAAAGTAGTAGCTAGGACTATAGAGAAGTACATAGAGGCCGTGACTTACCTCGGAGGGATCTTAGTGGGCTTGCTCGCAGCACTGGCTAACTTCACAGGCGCCTTCGGTACTGGGAGCGGTATACTCCTCGCGGTGACGATAATAGCTGGACTTTACGAGAGGCTCGCCCAGGAGCGCACGCTTGAGATGTATCCGAGGCTCAAGAGGTTCATAGGGTGA
- a CDS encoding 50S ribosomal protein L18 codes for MARSGRYKVKFRRRREGKTDYMKRLALLKSRKPRVVVRRTNRYIIVQFIGFKGEGDEVIAYAFSKELEKYGWPYGGKNLPAAYLTGYLAAMRAKKAGVTEAILDIGRFPSTKGSRLYAALKGVLDAGIDVPHSPEILPDEDRIRGEHIASFAEKLEEEGSLERQFSDYLRRGADPKIISEAFESVLERISAMSNG; via the coding sequence TTGGCGAGATCAGGTAGGTATAAGGTGAAGTTCAGAAGGAGAAGGGAAGGTAAGACGGATTATATGAAGAGATTGGCTCTACTAAAGAGCAGAAAGCCGAGAGTCGTTGTGAGGAGGACTAATAGGTATATAATAGTGCAGTTCATCGGGTTCAAAGGGGAAGGGGATGAAGTAATAGCGTATGCTTTCTCAAAGGAATTGGAAAAGTATGGGTGGCCCTATGGAGGGAAGAACCTCCCAGCAGCGTACCTGACTGGATATCTAGCAGCTATGAGAGCTAAGAAGGCTGGAGTTACGGAAGCGATCTTGGATATAGGCAGGTTCCCATCTACGAAGGGATCTAGGCTTTACGCAGCCCTGAAGGGGGTGCTAGATGCGGGGATAGATGTGCCTCACTCCCCGGAGATCCTCCCGGATGAGGATAGGATAAGAGGGGAGCACATAGCCTCCTTCGCTGAGAAATTGGAGGAAGAGGGTTCCCTTGAGAGGCAATTCTCCGATTACCTCAGGAGGGGGGCGGATCCAAAGATCATCTCCGAGGCCTTTGAGAGTGTCTTGGAGAGGATATCGGCTATGAGTAACGGTTAA
- a CDS encoding DNA-directed RNA polymerase subunit D, which translates to MRTLKVRVIELSDQRTLLVLEGVSPSFANSIRRAIIAEVPTFAIDEVIFFENTTPFFDEYIAHRLAMIPLRTSLDVLRVDPNRTVVLELSKKAKDPIEVVYSGELKSSDPLIYPANDKIPIIKMRKGQKLRFQAIARIGRGKDHSKWSPAAAVGYSYMPIYELKDPVECDLSQCSNCIESDGGISRVDYPVLCEGCLEALERCRVRNPDKIIRRWDESRIIISYESTGSLRPEEIFSEALNQVKGKLGELLNKI; encoded by the coding sequence GTGAGGACCTTGAAAGTGAGAGTGATTGAGCTATCCGATCAAAGGACTCTTCTGGTCCTAGAAGGGGTATCTCCATCATTCGCGAACTCAATAAGGAGGGCAATAATAGCCGAAGTCCCGACTTTCGCGATAGATGAGGTTATATTCTTCGAGAACACGACCCCCTTCTTCGACGAATATATAGCGCATAGGCTGGCGATGATACCCCTCAGGACGAGCCTCGACGTACTTAGGGTCGATCCCAATAGGACTGTAGTACTCGAATTATCGAAGAAGGCGAAGGATCCGATAGAGGTAGTTTATTCTGGGGAGCTCAAGTCTTCAGATCCGCTCATATATCCGGCTAACGATAAGATACCGATAATAAAGATGAGGAAAGGGCAGAAACTGAGGTTTCAGGCTATAGCTAGGATCGGTAGAGGGAAAGATCATTCCAAGTGGTCACCGGCAGCAGCAGTCGGTTATAGTTACATGCCAATTTACGAACTGAAGGATCCAGTGGAATGTGATTTGAGCCAATGCTCTAACTGCATCGAGTCTGATGGCGGAATTTCGAGGGTAGATTACCCAGTCCTCTGCGAGGGATGCCTCGAGGCGCTGGAGAGATGCAGGGTCAGGAACCCGGATAAGATAATCAGGAGATGGGATGAATCGAGGATCATCATAAGCTATGAATCCACGGGCTCTCTGAGACCGGAGGAGATATTCAGTGAGGCATTGAATCAAGTGAAGGGGAAGCTCGGGGAGCTGCTCAATAAGATATAG
- a CDS encoding eL32 family ribosomal protein — MKEMLKLKKKKPRFLNLALYQKLGATKSWRRPRGLDNKQRLKLKSRPKQPNIGYKNPDEIRGLHPSGRRVAIVHNSEELRRLSSERESVIVYIAHTVGERKRSIIREEASKLGLKLAN, encoded by the coding sequence ATGAAGGAGATGCTTAAGCTCAAGAAGAAGAAACCGAGGTTCCTAAATCTAGCGCTCTATCAGAAATTAGGCGCTACTAAGAGCTGGAGGAGACCCAGGGGATTGGATAATAAACAGAGGCTGAAGCTGAAGAGCAGGCCGAAGCAACCCAACATAGGCTATAAGAACCCGGATGAGATAAGGGGGCTCCACCCGTCCGGAAGGAGAGTGGCTATAGTCCACAACTCAGAGGAGCTGAGGAGGCTGTCGAGCGAGAGGGAGAGCGTGATAGTTTACATAGCTCATACTGTGGGTGAGAGGAAGAGGAGCATCATCAGGGAGGAGGCATCGAAACTCGGTTTGAAGCTAGCCAATTGA
- a CDS encoding 50S ribosomal protein L6, which produces MRYPRVITLALESEVPIPEGVKVEVDGSKIRVSGPKGTLEREFHSELIELSIEGGKVKVRTYGKRKFNRAYLGTVTAHIRNMMKGVTEGFRKEMVVVYAHFPIKVEVDKGRKIVKISNFLGEKLPRYASIVGDTEVRVEGDRIYIEGISKEDVGQTAANIRLATKIKKKDPRVFMDGIYVVR; this is translated from the coding sequence ATGAGGTATCCCAGGGTGATAACACTAGCTCTCGAGTCCGAGGTCCCCATACCTGAGGGCGTCAAAGTTGAAGTAGATGGGAGCAAGATAAGGGTATCCGGCCCTAAAGGAACGCTTGAGAGGGAGTTTCACAGCGAATTAATCGAGCTCTCCATCGAGGGTGGGAAAGTCAAGGTGAGGACCTACGGGAAGAGGAAATTCAACAGAGCGTATCTGGGTACTGTGACAGCTCACATAAGGAATATGATGAAAGGAGTTACAGAGGGCTTCAGGAAGGAGATGGTGGTGGTCTACGCTCACTTCCCGATAAAGGTCGAGGTGGATAAGGGGAGGAAGATCGTGAAGATATCGAACTTCTTAGGCGAGAAGCTGCCGAGATATGCGAGTATAGTCGGGGACACTGAGGTCAGGGTCGAGGGGGATAGGATATATATAGAGGGTATCTCCAAGGAGGACGTCGGGCAAACTGCAGCTAATATAAGGCTCGCGACCAAGATAAAGAAGAAGGACCCGAGGGTCTTCATGGATGGTATCTACGTGGTGAGGTAA
- a CDS encoding 50S ribosomal protein L14e: MGVIEVGRVCRKVAGREAGRLCVVVRIIDKNFVEATGPKELTGVRRRRVNVKHLVPLPVKLDIPEGARDEEVIEALKGTDLYEKLQKARVSG; this comes from the coding sequence ATGGGAGTTATCGAGGTAGGAAGGGTTTGTAGGAAGGTGGCTGGTAGGGAAGCCGGGAGGCTGTGCGTGGTAGTCAGAATAATCGATAAGAACTTCGTCGAAGCGACAGGGCCTAAGGAGCTGACGGGCGTCAGGAGGAGGAGAGTGAACGTGAAGCACTTAGTGCCCCTGCCCGTGAAGCTCGATATACCCGAGGGAGCGAGAGACGAGGAAGTGATTGAAGCGTTGAAAGGCACTGATCTCTACGAGAAGCTTCAGAAGGCTAGGGTATCCGGTTGA